One genomic region from Pecten maximus chromosome 5, xPecMax1.1, whole genome shotgun sequence encodes:
- the LOC117327483 gene encoding kinase D-interacting substrate of 220 kDa-like has translation MASVLSAVTSDNIRILKALVKVPQSVNHHDLELGFLQAAKLGHTNCLECIIATNIVDIETKDGSENTALYLAVQKNKPEALQQLISAKADVNTIGGSNNRPIHVAAQHGLEECMIILINNGAKVNTKNSSGNTPLILGSRKNHHTIMQLLIAAGCDVNIQNKEGCSALHYSSHKAMGVDMLLRAGANPNLTDKENITPLLMAATEGFDNVVKALCKANCDVNIANASVKKTALHILAYKGHSECINDLVIAGGDVNMYDKHKRTPLWYAIKNKRIEVVRLLLKANSLADSFQCASFVDAECCPTFLALTLGLFPVLKLFIMTGYDRHHLKSYLQHQDIKEMFEDWKDIEDWLDHAQDSTMTLKQICRKWIRHHLGLQFYHGLSELPIPSSMKDYVFMKELDEEHI, from the exons ATGGCAAG TGTGCTGAGTGCAGTTACGAGTGACAATATAAGAATCCTCAAGGCTTTGGTGAAAGTGCCCCAGTCAGTGAATCACCATGACCTTGAACTTGGATTTCTACAGGCAGCTAAACTAGGTCACACTAACTGCCTTGAATGTATCATTGCAACAAACATTGTTGACATAGAAACGAAGGACGGCAGTGAAAACACAGCATTGTATCTGGCAGTTCAAAAAAACAAACCTGAAGCTTTACAACAGCTGATCTCAGCAAAAGCAGATGTTAACACAATTGGAGGCAGCAACAATCGGCCAATCCATGTAGCAGCACAACATGGACTTGAAGAATGCATGATTATTCTAATAAACAACGGCGCAAAGGTCAATACAAAAAACTCCAGTGGAAACACCCCATTGATTTTAGGGAGTAGAAAAAATCATCACACAATCATGCAGCTTTTGATTGCAGCTGGgtgtgatgtaaatattcaGAACAAAGAGGGATGTTCAGCTCTTCATTACAGCAGCCACAAAGCAATGGGTGTTGACATGTTACTTAGAGCAGGAGCaaaccccaaccttacagacaaggAAAACATTACTCCACTCCTAATGGCTGCCACGGAGGGGTTTGACAATGTTGTGAAAGCTCTTTGTAAAGCAAACTGTGATGTCAACATAGCAAACGCTTCTGTCAAAAAGACCGCTCTGCATATCCTAGCATATAAAGGTCATTCAGAGTGTATCAATGACCTTGTGATAGCTGGAGGAGACGTGAATATGTACGACAAACATAAGCGTACCCCCTTATGGTATGCCATAAAAAATAAACGAATTGAAGTGGTTCGGCTCCTTCTGAAGGCAAACTCACTTGCCGATAGTTTCCAATGTGCCAGTTTTGTGGATGCTGAATGCTGTCCTACCTTCTTAGCTTTAACACTAGGTCTATTCCCAGTCCTAAAACTGTTCATTATGACTGGTTATGATCGCCACCATCTGAAAAGCTACCTGCAACACCAGGACATCAAGGAGATGTTTGAGGATTGGAAGGATATTGAAGACTGGCTCGATCATGCTCAGGATTCCACCATGACCTTGAAACAAATTTGTCGAAAGTGGATTAGGCACCATCTTGGTCTACAGTTTTACCATGGACTTTCTGAACTCCCCATCCCATCTTCAATGAAGGATTATGTGTTCATGAAAGAGCTTGATGAGGAACACATTTAA